Proteins encoded together in one Variovorax paradoxus EPS window:
- the nthA gene encoding nitrile hydratase subunit alpha: MSQDHPTSGQEHGHEHGHDHAHDHSELGEMDLRVRALESVLTQKGYIDPAALDALIDTYQTRIGPRNGARVVARAWVDQAFHDWLMADATAAIASLGYTGRQGEHMVAVENTSDQHHMVVCTLCSCYPWPVLGLPPTWYKSAPYRSRAVKDPRGVLADFGTTLPETTRIRVWDSTAEVRYLVIPQRPAGTEGWSEEELADLVSRDSMIGTRLVEAPSAGDAA; encoded by the coding sequence ATGAGCCAAGACCACCCCACGAGCGGCCAGGAGCATGGCCACGAACACGGCCACGATCATGCCCACGACCACAGCGAACTCGGCGAGATGGACCTGCGGGTCCGCGCCCTGGAAAGCGTGCTCACGCAGAAGGGCTACATCGACCCCGCCGCGCTCGATGCGCTGATCGACACCTACCAGACCCGCATCGGCCCGCGCAACGGCGCACGGGTGGTGGCGCGGGCCTGGGTCGATCAAGCCTTCCACGATTGGCTGATGGCCGATGCCACGGCCGCCATCGCCTCGCTCGGCTACACCGGCCGGCAGGGCGAGCACATGGTGGCGGTGGAGAACACGAGCGACCAGCACCACATGGTCGTCTGCACCCTCTGCAGTTGCTACCCCTGGCCCGTGCTCGGCTTGCCGCCCACCTGGTACAAGAGCGCGCCCTACCGATCGCGCGCCGTGAAGGACCCGCGCGGCGTGCTTGCCGATTTCGGCACCACGCTGCCCGAGACCACGCGCATCCGCGTCTGGGATTCGACCGCCGAGGTGCGCTATCTCGTGATTCCGCAGCGGCCCGCCGGCACAGAAGGCTGGAGCGAAGAGGAACTCGCCGATCTGGTCTCGCGCGATTCGATGATTGGCACGCGGCTGGTGGAAGCACCTTCTGCGGGGGACGCCGCATGA
- a CDS encoding LysR family transcriptional regulator → MGPGNRPLDMEWLEDFLALAETGNFSRAAEARSIAQPAFSRHIRALEEWVGVDLFDRSAHPAALTPAGRRFQPLLQEVLAGLEAARIKTRAAHDLAAASLSFAATHVLSLTFFPRWLASVEAGLSMGPIQTISDSSRACEDLMLQRRVQFVLCHGHAGAPGRLDDAQYPVQRLSDDVLVPVAAPDADGAPRHALGMQQSPSVLAYSEASGLGRIMRSIQDSEFGKDFAPSLSVVFTAHHAALLRTMALEGRGLAWLPMSLVADDLRSGALVDAGAGGWRVPVEIRLYRQLAVMTPVAEALWQLVGGASAP, encoded by the coding sequence ATGGGCCCCGGCAACCGACCGCTCGACATGGAATGGCTGGAAGATTTCCTGGCCCTGGCCGAGACCGGCAACTTCTCTCGCGCAGCAGAGGCGCGCTCCATTGCCCAGCCCGCCTTCAGCCGGCACATCCGCGCGCTGGAGGAATGGGTGGGCGTCGACCTGTTCGACCGCAGTGCGCATCCGGCTGCGCTGACGCCCGCGGGCAGGCGCTTCCAGCCGCTGCTGCAGGAGGTGCTCGCTGGCCTCGAGGCAGCCCGCATCAAGACGCGGGCCGCGCACGACCTGGCCGCGGCAAGCCTGAGCTTCGCCGCCACGCATGTGCTGTCGCTCACCTTTTTCCCGCGCTGGCTTGCGAGCGTGGAGGCGGGCCTGAGCATGGGGCCGATCCAGACCATCTCCGACAGCTCTCGCGCCTGCGAAGATTTGATGCTGCAGCGCCGCGTGCAGTTCGTGCTGTGCCACGGGCACGCCGGTGCACCGGGCCGGCTCGACGACGCGCAGTACCCGGTGCAGCGCCTCAGCGATGACGTGCTGGTGCCGGTCGCGGCCCCCGATGCAGACGGCGCGCCCCGGCATGCACTCGGCATGCAGCAGTCGCCTTCGGTGCTGGCCTACAGCGAGGCCTCGGGACTCGGGCGGATCATGCGGTCGATCCAGGACAGCGAATTCGGCAAGGACTTCGCGCCGTCCCTCTCGGTAGTCTTCACGGCGCACCATGCCGCGCTGCTCAGGACCATGGCGCTCGAAGGCCGCGGCCTCGCGTGGCTGCCGATGAGCCTGGTGGCGGATGACCTGCGCAGCGGCGCGCTGGTTGACGCCGGCGCGGGTGGCTGGCGGGTGCCGGTGGAAATCCGGCTGTACCGGCAACTCGCCGTCATGACGCCGGTGGCCGAGGCGCTGTGGCAACTGGTCGGCGGCGCCAGCGCGCCTTAG
- a CDS encoding SDR family NAD(P)-dependent oxidoreductase, translating into MSNETDAHPAHPAHAPHAVVTGSSGGIGRAIASHLLDQGWRVSGLDLAAPTLAHAHFAHVAVDLCNADAIAHATGALEDADALVHAAGVLRVGPLGALDHAGGELMWRLHVDAATRLADALVPAMAARGRGRVVFVGSRVAQGLPGRGQYAATKAALIALARSWAAEVAAQGVTVNVVSPGATQTSMLQDPARAASAPRLPPIGRLIQPEEIAALVAFLLSAEAAAIIGQDLAICGGASLHR; encoded by the coding sequence ATGTCGAATGAGACAGACGCTCATCCAGCGCATCCAGCGCATGCGCCGCATGCCGTGGTCACCGGCAGCAGCGGCGGCATCGGCCGCGCGATCGCGTCGCACCTGCTCGACCAAGGCTGGCGCGTGAGCGGCCTCGACCTCGCGGCGCCGACGCTGGCGCATGCGCACTTTGCGCATGTGGCGGTCGACCTGTGCAATGCCGATGCCATCGCGCACGCGACGGGCGCGCTGGAGGACGCCGATGCGCTGGTGCATGCGGCCGGCGTGTTGCGCGTCGGGCCGCTCGGCGCGCTCGACCATGCCGGCGGCGAACTGATGTGGCGCCTGCACGTCGATGCCGCCACGCGGCTGGCCGATGCGCTCGTGCCCGCGATGGCCGCACGCGGCCGGGGCCGCGTGGTGTTCGTCGGCAGCCGCGTGGCGCAGGGCCTGCCCGGGCGCGGTCAGTACGCGGCGACCAAGGCGGCGCTGATCGCGCTCGCGCGCAGTTGGGCGGCGGAGGTCGCGGCCCAGGGCGTCACCGTCAACGTGGTCTCGCCGGGCGCGACGCAAACCTCGATGCTGCAGGACCCGGCGCGCGCCGCCAGCGCGCCGCGCCTGCCGCCCATCGGCCGCCTGATCCAGCCGGAAGAAATCGCCGCGCTGGTCGCCTTCCTGTTGTCGGCAGAGGCCGCGGCCATCATCGGCCAGGACCTCGCCATCTGCGGCGGCGCGTCGCTGCACCGCTGA
- a CDS encoding alpha/beta family hydrolase — protein sequence MKTMQIAISVASGVDVSALAVSPADAQACLVLAHGAGAGMAHPFMNAVAAGLAERRIATLRYQFPYMEKGLKRVDSPVLAHATVRAAVRCASQHFDGVRLFAGGKSFGGRMTSQAQALDAMPGVEGLVFLGFPLHPSGAPSVDRAAHLYEVEVPMLFVHGTRDKLAEPGQMRPVLRGLGMLATSMEIEGADHSFSVPKRSGRSNEDALDEALDGLALWTQAWRIG from the coding sequence ATGAAAACAATGCAGATCGCAATCTCCGTCGCATCCGGTGTCGATGTCTCGGCCCTGGCGGTGTCGCCGGCGGATGCCCAGGCCTGCCTTGTCCTGGCGCACGGTGCGGGCGCGGGCATGGCGCATCCGTTCATGAACGCCGTCGCCGCGGGGCTTGCAGAGCGGCGCATCGCGACGCTGCGCTATCAGTTCCCGTACATGGAAAAAGGCCTGAAGCGCGTGGACTCGCCAGTGCTCGCCCACGCCACCGTGCGAGCGGCCGTCCGATGCGCTTCGCAGCACTTCGATGGCGTTCGCCTGTTCGCCGGCGGCAAGTCGTTCGGTGGCCGCATGACCTCGCAGGCCCAGGCGCTCGATGCGATGCCGGGCGTCGAGGGGCTGGTCTTTCTCGGCTTCCCGCTTCACCCCTCGGGCGCGCCGTCCGTCGATCGCGCCGCCCATCTGTACGAGGTCGAGGTGCCGATGCTGTTCGTGCATGGCACGCGCGACAAGCTCGCGGAGCCCGGGCAGATGCGGCCCGTGCTTCGCGGCCTGGGAATGCTGGCGACGTCGATGGAGATCGAGGGCGCCGACCACTCGTTCAGCGTGCCCAAGCGCAGCGGACGCTCGAACGAGGACGCGCTGGACGAAGCGCTCGATGGCCTGGCCCTGTGGACACAGGCCTGGCGCATCGGCTGA
- a CDS encoding Bug family tripartite tricarboxylate transporter substrate binding protein yields the protein MQRNHFLRAALAALALAAASTAGFAQTWPSRPVRMVIPFPPGGTLDTIGRLLAQKLGEQTGQSFIVENRAGGNGIIGADLVSKAPADGYTLLFNASTFTTAPMTMKAVPYDVVKDFAPVALVAKAPLSVAINKNLPVTDVKSLIAYAKAHPGKMTFAVGSIGSAGHLSTELLKRAGGGLDYLIVPYKGTAPAFQDLIGGQIDGFIDPILGSLQYHKSGMVKVIAVTSATRATSLPNVPTVGESIPGYEFYSWYGLWGPAKLPAAVTQRLNAEVNKALGTDMRETLQAQGLLLTPGSVEEFVKFQADDMARSKKIIVEGNIHVE from the coding sequence ATGCAACGCAACCATTTCCTGCGGGCCGCGCTCGCCGCCCTCGCGCTGGCGGCAGCATCCACCGCCGGCTTCGCGCAGACCTGGCCGAGCCGGCCGGTGCGCATGGTGATCCCGTTCCCGCCGGGCGGCACGCTGGACACCATCGGCCGCCTGCTCGCGCAGAAGCTCGGCGAGCAGACCGGCCAGTCCTTCATCGTGGAGAACCGCGCCGGCGGCAACGGGATCATCGGTGCCGACCTGGTGTCCAAGGCGCCGGCGGACGGCTACACGCTGCTATTCAATGCCTCGACCTTCACGACCGCGCCGATGACCATGAAGGCGGTGCCCTACGACGTGGTGAAAGACTTCGCGCCGGTCGCGCTGGTCGCCAAGGCGCCACTGTCGGTGGCCATCAACAAGAACCTGCCGGTGACCGACGTGAAGTCGCTCATCGCCTATGCCAAGGCGCACCCGGGCAAGATGACTTTCGCGGTGGGCTCCATCGGTTCGGCGGGGCACCTGTCGACCGAGTTGCTCAAGCGCGCGGGTGGCGGGCTCGACTACCTGATCGTGCCGTACAAGGGCACGGCGCCTGCCTTCCAGGACTTGATCGGCGGGCAGATCGACGGCTTCATCGATCCCATCCTGGGTTCGCTGCAGTACCACAAGAGCGGCATGGTGAAGGTGATTGCCGTGACCTCGGCCACGCGTGCCACCAGCCTGCCGAACGTGCCTACCGTGGGCGAAAGCATTCCCGGCTACGAGTTCTACAGCTGGTATGGCTTGTGGGGTCCGGCGAAGCTTCCGGCGGCCGTCACGCAGCGGCTCAATGCCGAGGTCAACAAGGCGCTGGGCACCGACATGCGCGAGACGCTCCAGGCGCAAGGCCTGCTGCTCACGCCGGGCAGTGTGGAGGAGTTCGTGAAGTTCCAGGCCGACGACATGGCGCGCTCCAAGAAGATCATCGTGGAGGGCAACATCCATGTCGAATGA
- the nthB gene encoding nitrile hydratase subunit beta, which translates to MSYVTHADLGGQPGFGPVTPEPEGELFHADWEPRALALTLAMGATGSWNIDASRAVRETLPNYRDLSYYQIWLGALEQLMLQRAQVFPDEIASGEMKHPPAPVARVLQAANVPAVLAKGSPTERPEPGPARFAVGQAVRMHLGKVDHHTRLPGYVQGKRGTIEHIHGAHVFADAHAQGLGEQPQWLYTVVFDEAELWGEQATPQNLSVSVDAWESYLEAVA; encoded by the coding sequence ATGAGCTACGTCACGCATGCCGACCTCGGCGGCCAGCCGGGCTTCGGGCCGGTCACGCCGGAGCCCGAGGGCGAGCTGTTCCACGCCGATTGGGAGCCGCGCGCGCTGGCCCTCACGCTGGCGATGGGCGCGACCGGCTCCTGGAACATCGATGCGAGCCGCGCCGTGCGCGAAACGCTGCCCAACTACCGCGACCTGAGCTACTACCAGATCTGGCTCGGCGCGCTGGAGCAATTGATGCTGCAGCGCGCGCAGGTGTTCCCCGACGAGATCGCGTCCGGCGAGATGAAGCATCCGCCCGCGCCGGTCGCCCGCGTGCTGCAGGCCGCGAACGTGCCCGCGGTGCTCGCCAAGGGCTCGCCGACCGAACGCCCTGAGCCGGGTCCGGCGCGCTTCGCCGTCGGGCAGGCGGTGCGCATGCATTTGGGCAAGGTCGACCATCACACGCGGCTGCCGGGCTATGTGCAGGGCAAGCGCGGCACGATCGAGCACATCCACGGCGCGCATGTGTTCGCCGATGCGCACGCGCAAGGGCTGGGCGAACAGCCGCAGTGGCTGTACACGGTGGTCTTCGACGAAGCCGAACTCTGGGGCGAGCAAGCGACGCCACAGAACCTCTCGGTGTCGGTCGATGCGTGGGAAAGCTATCTGGAAGCGGTCGCATGA
- a CDS encoding thymidylate synthase, whose amino-acid sequence MTSTPTRPVRSQYEDFMRHVDTHGVFKSDRTGTGTKSVFGHQMRFDLNEGFPLVTTKKVHLKSIIQELLWFLTGSSNNNWLKERGVTIWDEWAREDGDLGPVYGVQWRSWPTPDGGHIDQISDVIKTLKTNPDSRRIIVSAWNVAELSKMALMPCHAFFQFYVAPPQAEGERGKLSCQLYQRSADIFLGVPFNIASYALLTHMVAQQCDLDVGDFIWTGGDCHIYSNHAEQVKLQLSRDPYPYPTLNIKRKPDSIFDYQYEDFEVLDYKHGDPIKAPVAV is encoded by the coding sequence ATGACCTCCACGCCCACCCGCCCCGTTCGCTCCCAGTACGAAGATTTCATGCGCCACGTCGACACCCACGGGGTGTTCAAGAGCGACCGCACCGGCACCGGCACCAAGAGCGTGTTCGGCCACCAGATGCGCTTCGACCTGAACGAAGGCTTTCCGCTGGTGACCACGAAGAAGGTGCACCTCAAATCCATCATCCAGGAACTGCTGTGGTTCCTGACCGGCTCGAGCAACAACAACTGGCTCAAGGAACGCGGCGTCACCATCTGGGACGAATGGGCTCGCGAAGACGGTGACCTGGGCCCGGTGTACGGCGTGCAGTGGCGCAGCTGGCCCACGCCCGACGGCGGGCACATCGATCAGATTTCCGACGTCATCAAGACCCTGAAGACCAACCCCGATTCACGCCGCATCATCGTGAGCGCCTGGAACGTGGCCGAGCTCTCGAAGATGGCGCTGATGCCGTGTCACGCGTTCTTCCAGTTCTACGTGGCGCCGCCGCAGGCCGAAGGCGAGCGCGGCAAGCTCAGTTGCCAGCTCTACCAGCGCAGCGCCGACATCTTCCTCGGCGTGCCCTTCAACATCGCGAGCTACGCTCTCCTCACGCACATGGTCGCGCAGCAGTGCGACCTCGACGTGGGCGACTTCATCTGGACCGGCGGCGACTGCCATATCTACAGCAACCACGCCGAGCAGGTGAAGCTGCAGCTGAGCCGCGATCCGTATCCGTACCCCACGCTCAACATCAAGCGCAAGCCCGATTCGATCTTCGACTACCAGTACGAAGACTTCGAGGTGCTCGACTACAAGCACGGCGATCCGATCAAGGCGCCCGTCGCAGTCTGA
- a CDS encoding dihydrofolate reductase, translating to MTEPRINLIYARAANGVIGVNGTIPWHLPEDMAHFKQKTAGAPVIMGRKTWDSLPPRFRPLPGRQNIVVTRQADWRAEGALPVGNLRDALSLCAEAASPEVWVIGGAQIYAEAEPLAQRAVVTEIARDYEGDAHAPVLDGAAWRETQRESHVSAKDGLGFSFVTYERIAPTHA from the coding sequence ATGACCGAGCCCCGCATCAACCTCATCTACGCCCGCGCCGCCAACGGCGTCATCGGCGTCAACGGCACGATCCCCTGGCACCTGCCCGAGGACATGGCGCACTTCAAGCAGAAGACCGCCGGCGCGCCGGTGATCATGGGCCGCAAGACCTGGGACTCGCTGCCGCCGCGCTTTCGCCCGCTGCCGGGACGGCAGAACATCGTGGTCACGCGGCAGGCCGACTGGCGCGCAGAGGGTGCGCTGCCGGTGGGCAACCTGCGCGATGCGCTCTCGCTCTGCGCGGAGGCGGCATCGCCCGAGGTGTGGGTGATCGGCGGCGCACAGATCTACGCCGAGGCCGAGCCGCTGGCGCAGCGCGCGGTCGTGACCGAAATCGCGCGCGACTACGAAGGCGATGCGCATGCACCCGTGCTCGACGGCGCGGCGTGGCGCGAGACGCAGCGCGAATCGCACGTCTCGGCCAAGGACGGCCTGGGCTTCAGCTTCGTGACTTACGAACGCATCGCGCCCACGCACGCATGA
- a CDS encoding phosphatidate phosphatase App1 family protein, with product MSDERPALPPAPQLKRRSVVMGAALLAGLAPLQALQAAEPLEPDEEALFMPGTARPTADGRIEVDIHAWIFERERRWGLNAALARYLGLSLKTLSPAARLRFNQRTALFHTESEEGKLIDVVFDGTQTRVKMPPSTADGRTNLRVVVDAPRTAAPVQWLQFHGVTGPGELLHRFRGQALVVPPEGVSVISDIDDTIKRTQVRDRREMLLNTFARRFEAAPRMAAYYRALAQVPDTRFHYLSASPIQLYPALADFVRDNDFPAGSMHLRESTTWRTLIPGAEDSRAHKLGVIDRLLTEFPQRRFVLVGDSGEADPEIYAQVYRAHPQRIDSIVIRDVTDEGRLSDRYRATFEGIDAVLWHILMPDTTAWPLQASR from the coding sequence ATGAGCGACGAGCGCCCCGCCCTTCCGCCCGCGCCGCAATTGAAGCGCCGGTCCGTGGTGATGGGTGCGGCCTTGCTCGCAGGCCTCGCGCCGCTGCAAGCGCTGCAGGCCGCCGAACCGCTCGAACCCGACGAAGAAGCGCTCTTCATGCCCGGCACGGCTCGCCCCACTGCCGACGGCCGGATCGAGGTCGACATCCACGCCTGGATCTTCGAGCGCGAACGGCGCTGGGGCCTCAACGCAGCGCTCGCGCGCTACCTCGGGCTGAGCCTCAAGACGCTCTCGCCCGCCGCACGGCTGCGCTTCAACCAGCGCACCGCGCTGTTCCACACGGAGTCCGAGGAAGGCAAGTTGATCGACGTCGTCTTCGACGGCACGCAGACCCGCGTGAAGATGCCGCCTTCGACGGCGGACGGCCGCACCAACCTGCGCGTGGTGGTCGACGCGCCGCGCACCGCCGCGCCGGTGCAGTGGCTGCAGTTCCACGGCGTGACGGGGCCGGGCGAACTGCTGCACCGCTTCAGGGGCCAGGCGCTCGTGGTGCCGCCGGAAGGCGTGTCCGTGATCTCGGACATCGACGACACCATCAAGCGCACGCAGGTGCGCGACCGCCGCGAGATGCTGCTGAACACCTTCGCGCGGCGCTTCGAGGCGGCACCGCGCATGGCCGCGTACTACCGCGCGCTGGCGCAGGTGCCGGACACGCGTTTTCACTACCTCTCGGCGAGCCCGATCCAGCTCTATCCGGCGCTCGCGGACTTCGTTCGCGACAACGACTTCCCGGCCGGCAGCATGCATCTGCGCGAGAGCACGACATGGCGCACGCTGATCCCCGGCGCCGAGGATTCGCGCGCACACAAGCTCGGCGTGATCGACCGGCTGCTCACCGAATTTCCGCAGCGCCGCTTCGTGCTCGTGGGCGATTCGGGCGAGGCCGATCCAGAGATCTACGCGCAGGTGTACCGCGCGCATCCGCAGCGCATCGACAGCATCGTGATCCGCGACGTGACCGACGAAGGCCGCCTCTCCGATCGCTACCGCGCGACCTTCGAAGGCATCGACGCGGTGCTCTGGCACATCCTCATGCCGGACACCACCGCCTGGCCGCTTCAAGCCAGCAGATAA
- a CDS encoding dihydrodipicolinate synthase family protein has protein sequence MPSIANYRGIIPAISCPFTADHRIDEPALRKLASWLAGHDGVVAVMTNGHTGEVFSLTPAERAEVTRIVADELRGRMPVISSIVCEGLAEAAEHARAAQAAGAVALDVMPPHHWLRFGFTPGHALQYFEAIHRAAPELDLVCHVYPAWTRASYSSQLLAELARLPYLQAFKVGQRDMNKYARDIQAIREADASKAILTCHDEYLLASMVQGVDGALVGFATFIPQLIIDLWDAVKAGDLKKAMAVQALITPLKDAVYGGGEPTGEAHARMKGGMYLAGVLDNATVRPPTEAPNAREMDALRAAVEQAGLSKR, from the coding sequence ATGCCTTCCATCGCGAATTATCGCGGGATCATTCCCGCCATTTCCTGCCCCTTCACCGCCGACCACCGCATCGACGAGCCGGCCCTGCGCAAGCTCGCATCGTGGCTCGCGGGCCATGACGGCGTGGTGGCAGTCATGACCAACGGCCACACCGGCGAGGTGTTTTCCCTCACACCCGCCGAACGCGCCGAGGTGACCCGCATCGTCGCGGACGAACTGCGCGGCCGCATGCCGGTGATCTCGTCCATCGTGTGCGAAGGCCTCGCCGAGGCGGCCGAGCATGCGCGGGCCGCGCAGGCCGCGGGCGCGGTCGCGCTGGACGTGATGCCCCCGCACCACTGGCTGCGCTTCGGCTTCACGCCCGGGCATGCGCTGCAGTACTTCGAAGCCATCCACCGCGCGGCGCCCGAGCTGGACCTGGTCTGCCACGTGTACCCGGCCTGGACGCGCGCCTCCTATTCGTCGCAGCTGCTGGCCGAACTGGCGCGCCTGCCCTACCTGCAGGCCTTCAAGGTCGGGCAGCGCGACATGAACAAGTACGCACGCGACATCCAGGCGATCCGCGAGGCCGATGCGTCCAAGGCCATCCTCACCTGCCACGACGAATACCTGCTCGCCTCGATGGTGCAGGGCGTGGACGGCGCGCTGGTCGGCTTCGCGACCTTCATTCCGCAATTGATCATCGACCTGTGGGATGCGGTGAAGGCCGGCGACCTGAAGAAGGCGATGGCGGTGCAGGCGCTCATCACGCCGCTCAAGGATGCGGTCTACGGCGGCGGCGAGCCGACCGGCGAAGCGCATGCGCGCATGAAGGGCGGCATGTACCTGGCCGGCGTGCTCGACAACGCCACCGTGCGCCCGCCGACCGAGGCGCCGAACGCACGCGAGATGGACGCGCTGCGCGCCGCCGTCGAGCAGGCGGGCCTGTCCAAGCGCTGA
- a CDS encoding mandelate racemase/muconate lactonizing enzyme family protein, whose protein sequence is MKIVNILESTRPIKSDIRNAYIDFSKMTLSLVAVVTDVIRDGKPVVGYGFNSNGRYGQGGLIRERFLPRLLEAEPASLLDETGENLDPQKIWARMMINEKPGGHGERSVAVGTIDMAVWDAVAKIAGKPLYQLLAERYGSGTPDPRVFVYAAGGYYYPGKGVEGLQREMTSYLERGYSVVKMKIGGATLAEDCERIESVLKILGPGQQLAVDANGRFDLPTAIDYGRALSQYPLFWYEEAGDPLDYELQAKLGEVYAGPMATGENLFSMQDARNLIRHGGMRPDRDWLQFDCALSYGLVEYLRTLDMLKEHGWSPSRCIPHGGHQMSLAIAAGLGLGGNESYPDLFQPYGGFPDGVKVQDGYVTLPPLPGIGFEGKSDLIAEMQALAQ, encoded by the coding sequence ATGAAAATCGTCAACATCCTCGAGTCCACGCGTCCGATCAAGTCTGACATCCGCAACGCCTACATCGACTTCTCGAAAATGACCCTGAGCCTGGTGGCCGTGGTCACCGACGTGATCCGCGACGGCAAGCCCGTGGTGGGCTACGGCTTCAACTCGAACGGCCGCTACGGCCAGGGCGGCCTGATCCGCGAGCGCTTCCTGCCTCGGCTGCTGGAGGCCGAACCCGCATCGCTGCTCGACGAGACCGGCGAGAACCTCGATCCCCAAAAGATCTGGGCCCGCATGATGATCAACGAGAAGCCCGGCGGCCACGGCGAGCGCTCGGTGGCCGTGGGCACGATCGACATGGCCGTGTGGGACGCCGTCGCCAAGATCGCCGGCAAGCCGCTCTACCAGTTGCTCGCGGAACGCTACGGCAGCGGCACGCCCGACCCGCGCGTGTTCGTCTATGCCGCGGGCGGCTACTACTACCCCGGCAAGGGCGTCGAAGGCCTGCAGCGCGAGATGACCAGCTATCTCGAGCGCGGCTACTCGGTCGTGAAGATGAAGATCGGCGGCGCCACGCTCGCGGAAGACTGCGAGCGCATCGAGTCGGTGCTGAAAATCCTCGGCCCCGGCCAACAGTTGGCAGTGGACGCCAACGGCCGCTTCGACCTGCCCACCGCCATCGACTACGGCCGCGCGCTCTCGCAGTACCCGCTCTTCTGGTACGAGGAAGCCGGCGATCCGCTCGACTACGAGTTGCAGGCCAAGCTCGGCGAGGTGTACGCCGGCCCGATGGCCACGGGCGAGAACCTGTTCTCGATGCAGGATGCGCGCAACCTCATCCGCCACGGCGGCATGCGGCCCGACCGCGACTGGTTGCAATTCGACTGCGCGCTGAGCTATGGCTTGGTCGAGTACCTGCGCACGCTCGACATGCTGAAGGAACACGGCTGGTCGCCCTCGCGCTGCATTCCGCACGGCGGCCACCAGATGTCGCTGGCCATCGCCGCGGGACTCGGCCTCGGCGGCAACGAGAGCTACCCCGACCTGTTCCAGCCCTACGGCGGGTTCCCCGATGGCGTGAAGGTGCAGGACGGCTACGTCACGCTGCCGCCGCTGCCGGGCATCGGCTTCGAGGGGAAGTCCGATCTGATCGCCGAGATGCAGGCGCTCGCGCAGTAG
- a CDS encoding lysylphosphatidylglycerol synthase domain-containing protein, whose protein sequence is MNGNAATASASTSTEPSRESATSASLWQRSRRWVLPLVGIAILGLLLSHAHKVDWAGAWHALQRYSPWLLLGVLGLATASHALYGCFDLIGRRHTRHALPRWRTWAIAVTSYAFNLNLGSLVGGVAMRARLYARAGLDETTVAQIVGISLATNWLGYGLLAGGLFAAGAIAPPSRAPIGPGALRVIGVVMILLAVAYVVACAVLRGREWRVRHRRLKLPSARLALVQLALSASNWALMGSAMYLLLGQQVPYTTTLGVLLAASIVGVITPIPAGLGVLEAVYLALLSGSVKQGALMGAVLAYRALYYLLPLAGGIVLYLFLERYSASHPLADAQP, encoded by the coding sequence ATGAACGGCAACGCAGCCACCGCCAGCGCCAGCACCAGCACTGAACCTTCCCGCGAATCCGCCACATCGGCATCGCTCTGGCAGCGCAGCCGCCGCTGGGTGTTGCCGCTGGTCGGCATCGCCATCCTCGGGCTCTTGCTGTCGCATGCGCACAAGGTCGACTGGGCCGGCGCATGGCATGCGCTGCAACGCTATTCCCCCTGGCTGCTGCTCGGCGTGCTGGGGCTCGCCACCGCGAGCCATGCGCTGTATGGCTGCTTCGACCTGATCGGACGGCGGCACACACGCCACGCGCTGCCGCGCTGGCGCACCTGGGCGATCGCGGTCACCAGCTATGCGTTCAACCTGAACCTCGGCTCGCTCGTCGGCGGTGTCGCGATGCGCGCGCGTCTCTATGCGCGCGCGGGCCTGGACGAAACCACCGTGGCGCAGATCGTCGGGATCAGCCTTGCGACCAACTGGCTCGGCTACGGGCTGCTGGCGGGCGGCCTGTTCGCAGCCGGCGCCATTGCGCCGCCGAGCCGGGCGCCGATCGGTCCTGGCGCGCTGCGCGTCATCGGTGTTGTGATGATCCTGCTGGCCGTTGCGTATGTCGTGGCCTGCGCGGTCCTTCGTGGCCGCGAATGGCGCGTGCGGCACCGGCGGCTGAAGCTGCCTTCCGCGCGGCTCGCATTGGTGCAGCTCGCGCTGTCGGCTTCGAACTGGGCGTTGATGGGTTCTGCGATGTACCTGCTGCTCGGTCAGCAGGTGCCTTACACGACCACGCTGGGCGTGCTGCTGGCGGCATCGATCGTGGGGGTGATCACGCCGATTCCCGCGGGGCTCGGCGTGCTCGAAGCGGTGTACCTCGCGCTGCTTTCGGGTTCGGTGAAGCAGGGTGCGCTGATGGGCGCCGTGCTCGCGTATCGCGCGCTTTACTACCTGTTGCCGCTGGCCGGCGGGATCGTGCTCTATCTGTTTCTGGAGCGCTATTCGGCCAGCCATCCGCTGGCGGATGCGCAGCCCTGA